From Qipengyuania sp. HL-TH1:
TTGAAGCGGATGCCCCGAGCCTGGCGTTGTCGGGTCCCGCGAGCACGGCGCATCGCCTTCAGCTCGAGCTTGACCAGAGGCTCCGCGGTTGGATCAGTCAGGCCGCCCATACGGTATGCCATGCCGATATGAACGAGATAGCGGGCAATCGTTGCCGGGCTCCGCTGTTTCCATTCGCGTTGCAGTTTGACCTCATCACCGTCTGCGGTTCGACCGAGAACGCGAATCCACGCAGCAACAAGTTCTGGAGTTGCGTTGTCCGGTGCAATGTGTCGCTGGCGGCACCATTCTGCCCAGAGCGTGAGATCGGAAACAAACGCGCGCTTCGTGTTGTCGGACCAGGCCCGGACAGCCGCGTCGATCAGCCGAGGATCGAGCGCCGCTGCAGGTCCGGCCAACGCGCGGACCTCCGCAACGACCAGTGACTGGCTGTTATCCGATGCCGCCAAGCTGCCCATTGCGCTCAAGGTACCATTTCGCCAATCCAGACATAAATCCGTCGGCCCTCTACGCGCAGGATGAGGAGGTCCTCCACTGTAAGCGGTCGAACATGCGCGACCGGATTTCGTATCGTCGCGAGCCGCGAAAGCGTCTCGCCGATCGACACCTTGTTTTTGAAAATCGGCTTGAAGATCTCCTGCCAGTTATCATTGCGTTCGATGATTGCACGATAGTCGCCGAAATCGGCGTAGTCGAACAACTCGCCGGGTGCCCGTCCCATATCGACATCGACTTGGCGCCGGCGCTCCCATTCCTCGCGCACATTCGAATGAACACGCTGACGGATCCATTTCGGGCCGACAGAACGCACCATTGCCGCAGCGATGAAGGCGCGAAGCTTGCGTTCAAGCTGGCGCGCCATAGTGGCGACAACCAGATCGAGTTCGTCTTCATCTGCATCAGGCGGTGCTTCCACAGTCATTCCGAAAGGCATAAAAATCGAGCCCACCAGAGCCATCGGCAAACTGGAGAGACGCCTGTCGAACCCGCGTGCCAGGCGGAGCCCGCGCGCGAGCATCGCGTCTTCGGCGACGTCCTCCTCCGGCTTGGACTTGCGGTAGTCACCGAACTCCTCGCGCACCCTTTCGGCCACCCGTGGAGTCCCCGGAGCCGCGCGCGCCACAAGATCGGTTAGGCCGCGAAAGGCCGCATAGCCTTCCAGCGCGAGTTCCGGCCGGTCAGCCCGCACCCAGGGCGTCTCAATCGCGAGCACCTCGGTTCGTAACCGTTCCGCAAAGTCCACTTGGGCATGTCGGACACCTGCGATCGCCGCGAAGTCGATCTGCGCAACCTCGGCCATGGTCGGTACACGCAGTTCAGGAAACAAATCAGGGTGATCGGTTGCCAGACGAGCACGAGACGGCACGATCCCGGCCAATGCATCAGCTGCTTGCGAGAGCCCGGCAAGCTGGCGTGCGAAGGCCTCTGTCGTCGTCGACACCCCTTGCAGCCTTTCCATGACCGGAGCCAGTGCATCGCGCTTGGCGAGAATGTCGGCCACGGTGTCGTCGAGCAACCCGCGCCCCGCCACGAGGGAAGCGAAGGTATCCCCCGCGACCGACCCGCTCGCCATCCGCTCGGCAAGCGAGGCGGAGTGCGCGATCGCGCCAAGGCGATCAGAGACAAGATCGAACGTGCCGTTCGAGGCCATGAGGCTCAGTTCTTCAGCACGCTGACGCGCGGTGTCAAAAAAAGCCGGGTGCCGGTCGATCAGATCCTGATAGGTTTTCTGGTGGGCGAGCGCCTGTTCGACAAAATCGGGCTGCCGCGCGATCAATTTCTCATACTGGCTGTGGCCGCGCATTGCTCGCTCGATCAGTTGCGAAGAGCTGTCTTTGCCTGCGGCGAGCGATGCAAGCGTGCCGCCCTGCAAATCTCGCATGACCTTAGAAATTGGATCGTCTTGTCGCATGCGATCTGTTTACGCGCGACAGCCGCAATTGCATAGTGTTGATAAGCAGGCCTTATCAACACTAGTCATTCTGCATTGTGGACTCGCGTGTGCGTTTCAGTCTACTTTCGTGCCATGAGCCGGCCGGCACTTCCCCTCTCCTCGATCGCCTGGACGGCCGGATTGGCGGGCCTGTTCGGCGAAGCTATGGCAGCTATCGGCAGGCTGGATGCGCGGATTTCCGCCAGTCCTGTCGCTCAGCCATGGCGAAATCGGACGGTCTGGAAGGGCTATAGCACGGCGCTGCAACTGCAGCGATACGAGATCGATGAAATCGACGTATTTTCTCAAGCAACGGGAGTTCCGATAGCCGGGCGCCCCTCCGTTGCCACGGCGGGCCGACCGTTCGATGCATTTGGTGAGTGGAAGCATTCTTTTGATCGGGCGACTGTGCGTCACTGGCGCGAGGGCCTGCCCTTCAGCTTCGACCCGCCGGACACCTGGAGCAAGGCCCCTCCCCTCATCCGTGCGCTGACCTTGCTCGACATCTGGACGCGCCAGGACCCCTCGCCTCGTCCGTGGCTCTGCTTTCCCCAGCTGCTGGCCAGCATGAATGTGGTCGCAAGCGCTCTACCTTGCCTCGTCATAGGCGACCTCTCGCTACGGACCCTGCGCGGCCCGCGAGAGCGCCAGCTCAAGCGGCTGCTGAAGGCGTTGCGCAGCACTGCCGCCGACGGCCTGGAGCGTCTCGATCGGCTTGAGGGCTGGCGCCTGAACTTTGCTGCTGTACTTGCAGAGGAAAGCCGCCCGGGACTCTTGCGTGATCTGGGCAAACTTGTCCTTTCGCAGCCGCTGGTGACGGCGCGGCTGATTGCGGACACATTCGAGATTACGCTCTCGGGTGCGGGAAAGCTGCTTGCGCGTGCTGCCGCACACCGCCTTCTCGTTGAGGTTTCGGGCCGGAACAGCTGGCGTCTTTACGTCACGCCAGATATGGGGATCGCTCTGGGTATGGCCTCCCCCCGCGCGGCCGACCGCCCTCCCCTCCCCGACGAACCGAGGAGCTCGATACGGTGCTGGCGGACTTCGACAAGGAAATGGAAGAGATCGATACGCTTCTGCAGAACGTCCAGAGTTCCCGGCCTAGCTAAAGAACCTTCCCGATCGCCAAGATCAACTCGTCCTTGCCTGCTCCGGAACCTGGGAGCACTTTTATCGTCACACCCTCCCCCTTTGCAGGCCGGTTCACCGTTAGCATTGGCCGACCTTCTTTGGATTTGATCGTCTCCGCCTTCTCTTTCCTCGCAGGTTTGGCGGGAGCCACCGTGGCCTTGAGGAGGCGCTTGGCGGTTTCGGGGCCGCTCAGTGGTTCCGCCCCCCCTTCCCTATCCGCGACTATGGCGACCGCCTCGGCCTCCATTGCTTTTCGCGCGCGCTGATCATTTGCCAGTGGCTTGAGATCGCGCGCTATCCGGACAGTGATGTCGTGCCGGTCGGAGAAGGCCGAAACGATTTCGCTGGGGAGACGCGCGACATTGAGCATCCGGCTTAGCCAAGATTTTGAGATATTGAGGTGCTCGGCCATCTGGGTGAGCGAGCCCTCGTAGAACTCCTCCAGCGCAGCTTCATATTCGTGCGCCCGCTCCCAATCGGTGATGTCCTTGCGCGAGCGGTTCTCGACATCGGAGACCCGGAAAGCCTCTTCGTCAGTGAGCTGCTGGACCGTGACCAAATAGTCAAACTCAGGGTGGTTGTGCTCGCGCAACCATTGCACGGTCCACCAGCGGCGCACCCCGGCGATGATCTCGTAGTCGTGGTCCGGATCATCACGCAACCGGCGCACAATAGCTGGGATGCGCTGCTTCTTGGCAGAAAGAAAGGCGCCGATGAGGTCACGGCAGCTTTCTTCGGTAAGATGATCGAGATCACGGTTGTGCAGCCGCCAGGGCCTGCAGCGGCCGGGATCGACGAATTCCGTTCGATCGGTCACAACCTTGCCCGATGCCAGTCGGTTGAGCGCCTCACTCCGGCTCGCCATGATGCTCCGCGCAGGGGCCGCCCCCCCCTCTTCGATCTCTTCGTCGAGCGAGTCGGTTAGCAATGAGCTGAACCCTTTGTTGCCCTTTGCCATGGCTTAATCTCCTTACTTTATCGCCGCGCGGGGAGCTTGTTGCCACGTGGCAACGCTGGCCCGCAATTGATCGATTTCCGCGCGCAAAAGCACCGAAGACAATCCGTTTCGATTTGTGGGAGGGTAACAACAACCCCTTGTTATACAATCTATTCCTCGCAATTTGCCACGTGGCAACATCAGATCGCGCCCTCCCCGGACCGACTCGCCCAAGACGCGACAACATCATGCTCAATGTCGTCGCAAACCGCGGTGAGATATTTGAGGCAGCGCATGTGCACGTCACGCGAAGTCACCGGTCGATCGAGCTCGAAAACTGTTTTCAGACGAGAGCTCGCATTGTCGATTTCCGCGCTGGTCGGCATGATCGATGTGAGCATCGAGCCGCCAAAAACATCACGCATCATAGCCAGCAATTCGCGATGCATCGACTTGTTCTCGTCGACGCGGCTCGCAACGACGCGGATAAAATTATAGGCGGGGCGCGCCCTACCCCCAAGCTGCTCAAGTTGCTCCATCGTGGTTCGGGCCATGTCGACGAAGGAGACCGTCGACGAGAAGTCGATCACGCTCGGCGGCATTGGAATCACCATCGCGTTTGCGGCCTGCAAGACTGCCATGGAAACCATGCCCAAGGCTGGCGGTGGGTCCATGATCACAACGTCATAGTCGTGCACCACTTCACCGATAGCTTGCGAGATAAGATCGATTACGTCGAAGCTTCGGGTCTGCGCGAGATGCGCCGCGATTTCATATTCCAGATTGTACAGCTTCAGGTTTGACGGAAGCAGATCGAGGCCATGAAAATGCGTCTTGCGGATGATCGAACGCACACCGAGCAATTCCGGGTCATGGAAGTGTCCGTAAAGAGTATCATTCTCGCCGAGATCAATATCGGGCCGGTAACCGAACATCATGGTCGAACTTGCCTGGCTGTCACAATCCACCAGCAGCGTTCGATAACCCTTTATTGAAAAATGCTGGGCCAGATGCACGGCAATCGTGGATTTGCCGACACCGCCCTTGAAGTTCGATACCGAAATGATGGCCGGCATATCCTCAGGCTCTCGCCAAGGCCGGGTGTCGAAGACCTCCCGCATGTGATCGAGCTCGGCAAGATTATAGGGCAGGCGATGACCCGAAGGTGTTCGCTCGCGTTCAGGCAGCCGGCCATCGCGTTCGGCCTCGCGTATCGCCGAGGCGGTCCGATCGACCAGTTCGGCAGCCTTAGAGATGGAATAGGTGGGGCCAGCTTTTTCACCGGTCTCGGGATCCATAGCGTGCGTCTGCAGCCGTTTAAGGATCGCCAACGACTTACGGTGAAGGGAACGGAGATCATCGGTCGCCGTGTTCTCCGAGCTCGCTGTGTCAGAAATTTGGGTCGCCATCTGCTGTCCTCGTTGGAAGTCTCGGAAAGAAATAGACCCAGTTGAAGATTTCGGCAACGACTTGGCCAAAATACCTACAACCTTACCGATGATCTCCGAGCCATTTGGGCCGGAACTAGCATCGGGTTTGCGAATGACCGATGATCTGCGAGCTCTTCCGGCGGCACAAACCCGCGGGTAGGGCAGGGTGGGGTACTTGTGGACAAGTACCGATGATCTGCGAGCGCAACCGATGACCTAGGTGCCAAAATACAATGATCTCGGTGCTTTCGAACCGATGATCTCGGAGCACATACCTACTTAATAAGAATCTCCTTCTCCGAATCCGATTCGCAAATCGTTTTCATTTTGTGATTTCGTTTCGGAAAGATCGCTGCGAACGCCGAACGGACCCGAGATCATCGGTGGATTTGCAGGTTTGACCGCCAGAATTGCGCAAAAATCGCCAAAAGGGTTGATTTGCCCATCCAACCCTGTTGTTGATCGCAGCACCACAACCCGGCGAATCGGGGAAGGGGACGATGACGCAGGATGACAGGACACCGCTCGGGCACCAATACGCACTCGCCATGCTTTCCGGCGGGGCCGACGAGGTGCGTGAGCTCGCAGAGTATGCCGGTACGCAGCTGACGCTTGACGCATTTCTGCGAGTACAGGACGAGGAACCGGTTCCCGCGTTCTTGCATTCCGCGCTGTGCGCGATGTCTCTTCCGACCAAGCGCCCGAAAAACGAATTCGAGCCGATCATTCGTGAAGACGGACGCTATGCATTGGCGATCAATCCCCGGCCGGTTCTCCAGGACGTCGATGGCAAGCGTGTGATGAAGAGCCTTGGCGTACCCTTTGGCTCTTACCCGCGCGTCGCACTTATCTATATTCTTTCTCAGGCAGTGCAGCAGCGTTCGCGCGACGTGTTCCTTGGTCGAAATTTCACCGACTGGATGCGGCGGCTCGGCTATCAGACAATTTCGTATGGTCCCCGCGGTACGGCCAATCTCATGAAACAACAGGTCGATCGCCTACTCGCCTGCGAATGGCAAATTCGCTGGGACGGAGGAGAAACTGACCAGAACGCCTTCGCTGTGCGTGACGTAAAGATCTCCAACGAATATGCGGGCTCGCTCGACAAAGACGGTGCCTTCGCGCGCGAAATTCGTATGTCCGAAGTCTTCTACCAACATCTGGTAGAGCACGCGGTCCCGCTTAATGAGGTCGCAATCCGCGAGTTGAAGGGCACGCCTACGGCGCTCGACCTCTACACTTATCTTGCCTACCGCTTGCCGCGGGTTACCGCCGGTCGCGGACAGGCGATATCCTGGGATCAACTTGCGAAGCATCTGGGCAACGCAGCGGACAGCAAGCGATTCAGGCAGACCGTCCGCGAGACGATGCAACTGGTCTCTTCGGTCTACCCCAATGCCAACATCGATGTGTCTGGTCGCAAGGTTGTGCTTCATCCATCACCCGCCCCGCTCGAGAAAAAACTTGTCGGCACGCACTTGCGCCTTGTTGGCGTGGAGCCTCGCAAGAAGCGGGGAGGGGAGGGGGCCAAGACCAAAGGCGCGAATACGGCAAAGCAGACGGTCGAAGACTTGCTAGCTTTTCCGAGCGGCTCACTTCAGTATGGCAAACGCGAAGAGGCGTTCCTGAGAATCGGCCGGGACAAAGGGGCGCCTTGGGATGTCGACTTGATGGCCGGGGAGTTTCGACGCGGCTTCCCCGACGTCTCGCGCAAGCGCACAGAAAAGGAATGGTTGAGAGTTTGGGAAAGCTTCGTGACCTCCTACGCCAAGCGCCGAAAGCCCTGCTGACTCCCGTCTTCGTGGCCACACATATTGACAAAGCGTGGCCACGGCGCTATTTCCTCTCCCAAGGAGATAGCCGTGACAAATATAGATCTGATTGCCGCTATTCGCGATCTGCCTGTACGAGACAGCGCACGTCTCAAAGACGCATTGATGGGGACCTTAAGTCGACTTTCGGGTGGCGAGCCTCTTGCGGTCCGGGCATTCAGGGATCGGTTCAGCGCCATCAACCGCGAGGTTAGCGAGGGGGGCGTTCAACTGGTCGCAACCGCCGGATCACAAAACGTCTTGGTTTCACTCGATAGTCTCGCCGCTCTCATTGAATCGGTTCACCAGAGTATGAGCTTTGCCGACCAGCTTGAAATGTCGGGTTTCGAAGCGCTCGAGGTGGCAATGGTGGAAGATCAGGATCCCCTCGACGATGAGGGCCTTGTCTTTGGAACTGCAGTGATGGCTGAAGAGGCTTAGCGGCCAGCGTGCTGTATCTGCTCTCGACGCAAGTCCTGTTGGACATCCTCGGCAAACAATCTCCCGGCACGCAATGGATGACTACCGCACCGGCAGGATCGGTGGAAATTAGCGTCGTTTCGATCGGGCAGGCTCAGCGCTATATCG
This genomic window contains:
- a CDS encoding Swt1 family HEPN domain-containing protein, with protein sequence MRQDDPISKVMRDLQGGTLASLAAGKDSSSQLIERAMRGHSQYEKLIARQPDFVEQALAHQKTYQDLIDRHPAFFDTARQRAEELSLMASNGTFDLVSDRLGAIAHSASLAERMASGSVAGDTFASLVAGRGLLDDTVADILAKRDALAPVMERLQGVSTTTEAFARQLAGLSQAADALAGIVPSRARLATDHPDLFPELRVPTMAEVAQIDFAAIAGVRHAQVDFAERLRTEVLAIETPWVRADRPELALEGYAAFRGLTDLVARAAPGTPRVAERVREEFGDYRKSKPEEDVAEDAMLARGLRLARGFDRRLSSLPMALVGSIFMPFGMTVEAPPDADEDELDLVVATMARQLERKLRAFIAAAMVRSVGPKWIRQRVHSNVREEWERRRQVDVDMGRAPGELFDYADFGDYRAIIERNDNWQEIFKPIFKNKVSIGETLSRLATIRNPVAHVRPLTVEDLLILRVEGRRIYVWIGEMVP
- a CDS encoding AAA family ATPase, whose product is MATQISDTASSENTATDDLRSLHRKSLAILKRLQTHAMDPETGEKAGPTYSISKAAELVDRTASAIREAERDGRLPERERTPSGHRLPYNLAELDHMREVFDTRPWREPEDMPAIISVSNFKGGVGKSTIAVHLAQHFSIKGYRTLLVDCDSQASSTMMFGYRPDIDLGENDTLYGHFHDPELLGVRSIIRKTHFHGLDLLPSNLKLYNLEYEIAAHLAQTRSFDVIDLISQAIGEVVHDYDVVIMDPPPALGMVSMAVLQAANAMVIPMPPSVIDFSSTVSFVDMARTTMEQLEQLGGRARPAYNFIRVVASRVDENKSMHRELLAMMRDVFGGSMLTSIMPTSAEIDNASSRLKTVFELDRPVTSRDVHMRCLKYLTAVCDDIEHDVVASWASRSGEGAI
- a CDS encoding replication protein RepA — encoded protein: MTQDDRTPLGHQYALAMLSGGADEVRELAEYAGTQLTLDAFLRVQDEEPVPAFLHSALCAMSLPTKRPKNEFEPIIREDGRYALAINPRPVLQDVDGKRVMKSLGVPFGSYPRVALIYILSQAVQQRSRDVFLGRNFTDWMRRLGYQTISYGPRGTANLMKQQVDRLLACEWQIRWDGGETDQNAFAVRDVKISNEYAGSLDKDGAFAREIRMSEVFYQHLVEHAVPLNEVAIRELKGTPTALDLYTYLAYRLPRVTAGRGQAISWDQLAKHLGNAADSKRFRQTVRETMQLVSSVYPNANIDVSGRKVVLHPSPAPLEKKLVGTHLRLVGVEPRKKRGGEGAKTKGANTAKQTVEDLLAFPSGSLQYGKREEAFLRIGRDKGAPWDVDLMAGEFRRGFPDVSRKRTEKEWLRVWESFVTSYAKRRKPC
- a CDS encoding ParB/RepB/Spo0J family partition protein; its protein translation is MAKGNKGFSSLLTDSLDEEIEEGGAAPARSIMASRSEALNRLASGKVVTDRTEFVDPGRCRPWRLHNRDLDHLTEESCRDLIGAFLSAKKQRIPAIVRRLRDDPDHDYEIIAGVRRWWTVQWLREHNHPEFDYLVTVQQLTDEEAFRVSDVENRSRKDITDWERAHEYEAALEEFYEGSLTQMAEHLNISKSWLSRMLNVARLPSEIVSAFSDRHDITVRIARDLKPLANDQRARKAMEAEAVAIVADREGGAEPLSGPETAKRLLKATVAPAKPARKEKAETIKSKEGRPMLTVNRPAKGEGVTIKVLPGSGAGKDELILAIGKVL